The window ACCCACCATGCTGCACCCTCGTCCGCACGGCGGCCACCGGCACGTCGTAGATGCGCTCGAGGTAGTTCCTGAGGTCCACTCTGCTCatcctggggcaggaggggaaaagGGGGGGCTCTGAACAGGGTGGAGAAGAAAGGAGCCTGCCGGGCGGCACGAGCTGCTGAGTGCAGACACTGGGTGGGAGCCGCCTGGGAGGCCGGGGCCAGGCCCCGCTGATGCTGCAGTGGCATCTGGGCACAGCGACATGGGGGCGACGGGGACCAGCCCCCAGGGCTCCGTCCTGTTGCCCTGCCTGGGGGCCGAGCTGGCGAGCGGAGGGGAGGGGTTGTCTGCGAGTGCCCTCTGGCTGCTGGGAGCCACCCGCTCCACAGCTGCCACCCTGTCCACAgcgagcccccccacccccccggcaGGCGTCTCCCAGAAAGGATGGCCAGGGCGGTGGTGAtgctgtctcctctgtccctgacaGGGCCCAGCCTCTCCTGCCCTGGTCTCTGAAGCAGACGGCATGACCCTCAGTTCCCATGGAGGCTCGAGCTGAGGCCAGAGCCCCGAGGCCTCAGTATGGGGTGCGGAGAATCTGTGTCTCCTCAGCAACGGGGGCCTCTGTGAAGGACCCACCCAAGGGCGGAGGCTTTGGGAGCCAGggtcagagcccagcctcctggGAAGGGTAGCCAGGCCGAAGCAAGGAAAGGAGCTGGGTCTCTCAGGCTGGACTTCCCCAGGGTGGCGAGGAGCCCAAGGCGCCCTCAGCCGAGGCTCTGCACACACCAGGCCTTGGTGCAGGGCTGCCAGTAGTTTCTTTGTGGTGGGAAGAACCTCGCTGTGAGTGGGGTCCAGTGGCACCTCCAGGGCCGTGGGCCTCTCGGCCTGAATCCCTCTGGGGCGGGGGAGGCTTACTCCATCGGGATCCGGAACTGCACAGTATCCTCGGGCTGGGCCGTGCCGGGCCGCACCAGCCGGATGAAGAAGTTGGTGCGGAAGACCCGGAGCTGGGGGTTGCCCAGCTGGTACAGAGGGTACCTGCaagggcgggggggtggggagaggggtcaTGTCAAACGCCCAGAACACGAGGCTCCCGGGACGCCCCGACAGGGTCCACAGGTCATCACGCCCACGGGGCTGAGGGGCCAAGGGGGCAGTCACCCTCAGGTCAGCCCTTCCCTCACGCGGTATGGGGCAGCCAGTCCCGTCCCCAGGGCAGCGTGGCCTGCTGACCCTCAAGGTCGGCCTTTGGAAAGAACCAGTGAATGATTCACGAGCGGACGACGTGCCCACCCTGCCCTGTCAACAGGCTCAGAGTCATGTGTTTGTTCAAAGTGCCGGCTGCACAGGCACACAGCCCCTTCGTGGCTGTCCCCCCGGAACGGGCCTCCAGCTCCCTTCCGCTTAGGTGAGGTGGGATCAGTCAGAACCAGCTTAATCTGCACTGGCTCAGTGCCGCTGAGAGGACAAGGACGGGGCCACCTCcactcccgcccccccccccccgcccccccccgtgCTGGAAGCACCAGCTCATCCTTGGCAAGAGTGAAGATCAAACGATAAAGGGTGAGCAAACAGGAAAAACAAGATAAGGGGCTCAGGAAGGCAGCGAGCAGGTCACCAGTTACACGCTCACTGcccacctccctcacccctcAAACCCCCAAAGGGGGGCAAAGACATCCAGAATGTATGGGCAGCCACCACCTGCGGCTCCAACCCACCCACTCCAGCTGGACCTACGCACCCTTGGGTCTGGTGGGCGAGGAGGGCCACACTGCCAACCGGACCCAACCAGGCCTCGGGGCTCATGGTCCAAGGAGGTGGGGGTCCAAGGTTGGCAGGGCCTGTGAGGCGTCAGGGGTCCACTGGGAGCCCAGGGGAGGTGTTTCGGTGAGGGTGGGGACAGGGGCTGACGAtgcccctgggtcctggtgagcaATTTGCAGCAGGGCACACGACCTCTGATCTGGGGGAGCAGCaagcaggagggaagggaagctTGGTGAAGCCAAGTCCCACGATGCCTCTGGGCCTTACAACTCTGGGGAGTAGGACCCGGCCAGAGGCCGAGGTCCTGGGTGGGGCATCCTGAGGGTGGCAGGGCCTGAGGGCCCTGACACAGGCTGGGACGCCCGCGGGCAGGCCAGTGATGAGCTGAGTGCCAGCTGACGTCGACTGGGGTCTCCTGGTGACCCCGTCGCACGTGGCAGCTGCCGGGACACCAGCAGCAGCACCTCCCGACAGCAGAGCGTCGGGCGCAGGGCGGGCGGGCCGGCGTGCCCGCCCACGGCCGAGCCTCGCCCTGTCCTCGTGGGGGCCGGGCCGGCGAGTGGCCACCGGGCTCGCCTCTTCCCCCTGGTGACCGGCCGCGGGCACTGCAGGGGCCACGGTCCGGGCCCCCGGGGAGCtgccggggcggggggcgcgcgCAGCCCGCGGGGCCCGAGGCCGGCGCGGCACCGGCCTCCCGCCCAGCTTCGCCGAAGGCCAGGCTCGACCTCGGGGGAGGCCCGGGCCCCGCGGGCCCCGCaacgccccccgccccgcccccacggGAGCCCAGACGCCGCGCGTCCCGCCGGGGCCCCGAGTCCCGACCCCGCGGCCCGGCGCCGCGCGCCCAGCCTGGGGGCGGCCACGCCCCCGACCCCGCGCGCCGGGACCCCCCACTCACAGCACGTTCCGCGCCATCGCCCGCTTCCGGGGCCGCGGCCGGAAGGAGGGGCGGGCCCTACCTGGGCCCGCCCCCCGGCGCAGCGCCCCCTGGCGCCCGGGAGGGCGCGCGCCGCCCGCACACCTGGGCCCCACCTGGGCCCCAAACCCTGCACACTCAGCGCCCTACCTGTGCCCGGCAGCACACCCTAGTGCCACCAGCCCCACACGCCCTCCCTCCGCTCCGGAGCCCAGCGCACCAGTGGACCACCACGGACACCCCTGCGGGTGCCCTGTGACTCCAGCCTAGTGCCCAGGGACGCTGCGGGCCACCCCCCACCCAGAGCCTGCCACCCTTCCAGCTGGTGGCCCAGGTGGGAGACTGGGGAAGCGGGGAAGGTGTGAATTCGTGGGAGGCCCCagtcagtaaaggatctgcctgccgacacaggagaccttggttcaatccctcagctgggaagatcccttggagaagacaatggcaaccactccagtgttcttgccgggagaatcccatggacagattagcctggtgggctacagtccatggggcggtaatagctggacacaactgagcggctaaaccACCATCTCTCTCCACCTGGCCCCGGGAGCTACTTCCCTCTACCGCCCTACCCCAGTCCTTCTGGCCAACTCCTCATGCCCTGAGACGccccccagggaccccacagcCATGCCTGCCCCCCTAGCCTCCCTGAggccattggcttctccaggtCGCAGCTGGCCCGCCCTGCTTTCAGTCTTGGCACAGCCCTCACTGGGGTCCCGTCACAGAGCGGGATCAGAGACCCTCCgttgctccccccacccccaattacACACAACAGTAGACCCGGGGGGAGCAGGgccccaggctgggggtgggacGGCAAGGAGGCAAGAGCAGGGGAGCCTGGGAGGGCGCAGGGGCTGCTCCTGGGGGCCCCAGGGCGGGAAGGGGCTGGAGGGCCCCCCTCACCGTCATGCTTGGTGGGGGAGGCCCTAAGTGGGCTTGTCTAGGATGAAGAAACCGACGGTGGGGCGCGGCTGCTGGGGGGGTCAGCTGTGAGTGGGGGGTGGTGTGCctgctggggagggcaggggaaggcTAGGCAATGTCTGGCTGCAGCCAGGGCCCAGCAAGGCTGACGGTGACCGTGGCAGGGCCCTGGAGGTGAGGAGAGGGCAGGAGCTGGAGGACGGGGGTCCCCCAACCTGGAGGCTGGGGaactttctgtttcatttgtaaAGCTTTGACTCAGCAGCCACATGCCAACCCAGAGGTCTCCAAGTTGCTCCTAACGTGGCTGCAACACACGGATGGGAGACGGCGTGGGTCGGCGTCCTGCTGGTCCTTGGTAGGCGATGCTCTGATCAGTGAGGCTGAGAGCACGGAGGTCCTCAATGGGGTCTCAACGGTGCGGACCCCACAACACTAGACCCCTTCTCTGATTGCCTGCCAGCTGGATCCTTCCCCTTCCGGCCTAGGATCTGTGAGTGTGAGGTGAGTGGGTCTCGACCCCCACAGCCCGGGAAGCCCGCGGGTGGCCTCCCACCCCACTTCCCCCACACTCCCCCCGGCCTGGGTCATCACCTCCCCGCCTTCCCAAGCAGCACACAGCTTCGGGGGCTGAGTCTGCCAAACAGAGGAGAGGGTGCCAATTAAATTCAAAGCTCAGATAAACAACtgtctttattgttttttaatagaCTCTTTAAAGAATGATTTTAAGTTTATAGGGAAATTGCTGAGAAAGTACAGAGGATTCCCATACACTCAGCTTCTCCTGCCCCTCAGCCTCCCATAGCATCAACACTTACACTAGCGTGACACACACGTGGCAGCCGATGGAGCAACGCTGATGCATTGTTGCTAGCTGAAGGCCATAGTGGGCTTGGAGATCCGCTCTTGGTGGGCATTCTACAGGTTTCGCCAGATGCTCAGTGACCTGTGCCCAAGTGACAGCACCTACGGGGAGAGTTGTTGCCCAGAAAACCCGCGGAGCGGCTCCTGTCCGCCCCGCTCCTGACCCCCACAGCCGTGGGCCATCCTGCTGTCTCCGCAACCGTGGGTCTGCTTTGCCAGACTGTCCCCTAGTTAGGGC is drawn from Ovis aries strain OAR_USU_Benz2616 breed Rambouillet chromosome 21, ARS-UI_Ramb_v3.0, whole genome shotgun sequence and contains these coding sequences:
- the MRPL23 gene encoding large ribosomal subunit protein uL23m isoform X1 is translated as MSPEAWLGPVGSVALLAHQTQGYPLYQLGNPQLRVFRTNFFIRLVRPGTAQPEDTVQFRIPMEMSRVDLRNYLERIYDVPVAAVRTRVQHGSNRRRDHRNVRIKQPDYKVAYVQLAHGQTFTFPDLFPKGKRPGGSSVDEDLQDQVLEEQRRRQSPDPRRGGVPGWFGL